In Phragmites australis chromosome 16, lpPhrAust1.1, whole genome shotgun sequence, one DNA window encodes the following:
- the LOC133895867 gene encoding autophagy-related protein 8C-like: MAKSSFKLEHPLERRQAEANRIREKYPDRIPVIVEKTQRSDIPDIDKKKYLVPADLTVGQFVYVVRKRIKLSAEKAIFIFIKDTLPPTAALMSAIYEENKDEDGFLYMTYSGENTFGLF; the protein is encoded by the exons ATGGCGAAGAGCTCGTTCAAGCTGGAGCACCCCCTCG AAAGGAGGCAGGCTGAGGCCAACCGCATCAGGGAGAAGTACCCTGATAGAATCCCT GTCATTGTTGAGAAGACTCAGAGGAGTGACATCCCAGACATTGACAAGAAAAA GTACCTTGTTCCTGCCGACCTCACTGTTGGACAGTTTGTGTATGTGGTACGGAAGCGGATTAAGCTCAGTGCTGAGAAGgcgatcttcatcttcataaAGGACACCCTTCCACCAACAG CTGCTCTGATGTCTGCTATCTATGAGGAGAACAAGGATGAGGACGGGTTCCTCTACATGACCTACAGCGGGGAGAACACCTTCGGGCTGTTCTAA